In Bradyrhizobium sp. 1(2017), one DNA window encodes the following:
- a CDS encoding HlyD family secretion protein, whose product MSELLLCSVVTILPDYLFRRYWQGKRLGIEITFYSVWYELRWGITSCLMLTIALITLIFYYHPQTTTATTYFRTIPILPEGFGRVAEVNVGFSQDVKKGDVLFRLDSSKQAAALETAKRKIAEVDAAMQAAEADVAKAEAQIGEAKANLQQAKDELDVKSELQRRNPGIVPQRDIEKLQVLVDQRQSGVDAANATKQAATLQVTTRLPAEKASAEAALAQAQVDLDKTVVRAGVDGRVEQFLVRTGDVVNQLIRPAGVLIPAEAGQNILQAGFGQIAAQIVKEGMLAEATCMSKPWTIIPMVVTTVQDYIAAGQFRAGEQLLEAQNIAQPGSVLVFLEPLYKGGLDDVTPGSTCIVNAYTSNRDLISSGKLSAAHALALKVIDAVGIVKAALLRVQALVLPVKTLVFGGH is encoded by the coding sequence ATGTCTGAACTTCTCCTCTGCTCGGTAGTCACCATCCTGCCGGACTACTTGTTTCGCAGGTACTGGCAGGGCAAACGGTTAGGTATAGAGATCACCTTCTACTCTGTCTGGTACGAGCTGAGATGGGGCATCACGAGTTGCCTCATGCTCACAATCGCGCTGATCACGTTGATCTTCTACTACCACCCGCAGACGACAACAGCGACGACGTATTTCCGCACCATACCGATCCTGCCCGAAGGTTTCGGCCGCGTCGCCGAGGTCAATGTCGGCTTCAGCCAAGACGTGAAGAAAGGCGACGTGCTGTTCCGGCTCGACAGTTCGAAGCAGGCAGCTGCGCTGGAAACCGCTAAGCGAAAGATCGCCGAGGTCGATGCGGCCATGCAGGCGGCGGAGGCCGACGTGGCCAAGGCCGAGGCGCAGATCGGCGAGGCGAAAGCCAACCTTCAGCAGGCCAAGGACGAACTCGACGTCAAGTCCGAACTGCAGCGCCGTAATCCCGGCATCGTGCCACAACGCGACATCGAGAAACTTCAGGTCCTGGTCGATCAGCGGCAGTCGGGGGTCGATGCCGCCAACGCGACGAAGCAGGCAGCGACGCTGCAGGTCACGACACGTCTGCCGGCGGAGAAGGCGAGCGCTGAAGCGGCGCTTGCCCAAGCGCAGGTCGATCTCGACAAAACCGTCGTGCGCGCAGGCGTCGATGGGCGCGTCGAGCAATTTCTGGTCCGCACCGGCGACGTCGTCAATCAGCTGATCCGGCCTGCCGGCGTGTTGATACCGGCCGAAGCAGGACAAAACATCCTGCAGGCCGGCTTTGGCCAGATCGCGGCTCAAATCGTGAAGGAGGGAATGCTCGCAGAGGCGACCTGCATGTCGAAGCCATGGACGATCATCCCCATGGTGGTCACGACGGTGCAGGACTACATCGCAGCCGGACAGTTCAGAGCTGGCGAGCAGCTCCTCGAAGCGCAGAACATTGCCCAACCCGGCTCCGTACTCGTCTTCCTCGAACCGCTCTACAAAGGCGGCCTTGACGATGTCACGCCGGGCAGTACCTGCATCGTCAATGCATACACGAGCAATCGCGACCTTATCTCGTCTGGGAAGCTGAGCGCGGCTCACGCTCTTGCACTGAAGGTGATTGATGCGGTTGGCATTGTGAAAGCTGCGCTCCTCCGCGTTCAGGCGCTGGTGTTGCCTGTCAAGACGTTGGTGTTCGGCGGACATTGA
- a CDS encoding phospholipase D-like domain-containing protein, which yields MIYVNLGERTRPMSAPGPEPKMLKVAWVKIHLYQRSFLHAKFRTIDDHIDLVGTSNMDICSFVLNAEHILVIHDPGMTSRLKTEQQHDITNCRSLDLQQWRQRPFRIKLGEHLTRLMSRSCDSREPTGKRFSRPPTKL from the coding sequence TTGATCTACGTCAACCTTGGTGAACGCACGCGGCCGATGTCAGCCCCTGGCCCTGAGCCGAAGATGCTCAAAGTCGCGTGGGTCAAGATCCACCTGTACCAAAGGAGCTTTCTCCATGCCAAGTTCCGGACCATCGACGATCACATCGACCTCGTCGGTACGAGCAACATGGACATCTGCTCGTTCGTCCTCAATGCCGAGCATATCCTCGTGATACATGATCCGGGCATGACCAGCCGGCTGAAAACAGAACAGCAACACGACATCACCAATTGTCGTTCGCTCGATTTACAGCAATGGCGGCAGCGGCCGTTCCGGATCAAACTCGGGGAGCATCTGACCCGCTTGATGAGCCGCTCCTGTGACAGCAGGGAACCGACTGGAAAACGTTTCTCCCGACCCCCGACCAAGCTGTGA
- a CDS encoding HdeA/HdeB family chaperone, with amino-acid sequence MMKSKSILLGLMLCAIAAPVGHAQVTIDVAKITCNQFATYKITNPQNIALWLSGYHNGKHGGNTLVDPQALKAKSDEVVMYCLHNPDTPVMQAVETLFGISK; translated from the coding sequence ATGATGAAGTCCAAGTCTATTTTGCTAGGTTTGATGCTATGTGCAATAGCAGCGCCGGTCGGGCACGCGCAGGTTACCATCGACGTGGCCAAGATCACCTGCAATCAGTTCGCCACGTACAAGATCACGAACCCGCAGAACATCGCACTGTGGCTCAGCGGCTATCACAATGGCAAACATGGCGGCAATACTCTCGTTGACCCCCAGGCTTTGAAGGCCAAGTCAGACGAGGTGGTGATGTACTGCTTGCACAATCCTGACACACCGGTCATGCAGGCCGTCGAAACTCTGTTCGGTATAAGCAAATAG
- a CDS encoding phospholipase D-like domain-containing protein — MLRGADVHLVVSETEDQVLVSWAQRSYYEELLEAGVEVQLYQASFLHAKSLTIDDHIGLVGTSNMDIRSFALNAEHILVIHDPGMTGRLKTEQQRYIANCRSLDLQQWRQRPFWIKLGEHLARLTSPLL; from the coding sequence GTGCTTCGCGGCGCGGACGTCCACCTCGTCGTTTCCGAAACTGAGGATCAAGTTCTCGTGTCGTGGGCCCAGAGGTCGTACTACGAGGAGCTCCTTGAGGCCGGGGTCGAGGTCCAACTGTACCAAGCGAGCTTTCTCCATGCCAAGTCCCTGACCATCGACGATCACATCGGCCTGGTCGGTACAAGCAACATGGACATCCGCTCGTTCGCCCTCAACGCCGAGCATATCCTCGTGATACATGATCCGGGCATGACCGGCCGGCTGAAGACAGAGCAGCAGCGCTACATCGCCAATTGTCGTTCGCTCGATCTACAGCAATGGCGGCAGCGGCCGTTCTGGATCAAACTCGGGGAGCATCTGGCCCGCTTAACGAGCCCGCTTCTATGA
- a CDS encoding methyltransferase: MGILHRFEHGVVRPLLRRVRPAKRVVLGGLTIEYRSELDGGGIEFGQDFIPFLRARQMPRQPRMFEWCAGPAFIGFSALGHGLCETLCLADINPAAVACCRTTVRLNHLEDRVSVYQSNNLRNIPQAERWNLVVSNPPHFIDQYEGDIRAHDPDWAIHREFFNTIGPHLAGDGVVVLQENNRGSTVETFREMIDAAGLKIVFTHGDHATLTPRSVFYFIGIMRKDADVPDWARQA; this comes from the coding sequence ATGGGAATCCTGCACCGGTTTGAGCATGGTGTCGTTCGGCCGCTGCTGCGCCGCGTCAGGCCCGCAAAGCGCGTAGTGCTGGGCGGACTCACGATCGAATACAGGAGCGAGCTCGACGGCGGCGGCATCGAGTTCGGACAGGACTTCATCCCCTTTCTGCGGGCCCGGCAGATGCCGAGGCAGCCTCGCATGTTCGAGTGGTGCGCCGGGCCGGCGTTCATCGGCTTCTCGGCGCTGGGCCACGGCCTTTGCGAAACGCTATGCCTCGCCGACATCAACCCGGCGGCCGTCGCCTGCTGCAGGACGACCGTCCGCCTGAACCATCTGGAGGATCGGGTCTCCGTCTACCAGTCCAACAATCTGCGAAACATCCCCCAGGCCGAACGCTGGAACCTGGTGGTCAGCAACCCGCCGCACTTCATCGACCAGTATGAAGGCGATATCCGCGCGCACGATCCCGACTGGGCGATCCACCGCGAGTTCTTCAATACGATCGGGCCCCATCTCGCGGGCGACGGCGTGGTCGTCCTGCAGGAGAACAATCGCGGCTCGACGGTCGAGACCTTTCGCGAAATGATCGATGCGGCCGGACTGAAGATCGTGTTCACCCATGGTGACCACGCGACGCTCACGCCCAGAAGCGTTTTCTATTTCATCGGGATCATGCGTAAGGACGCTGACGTGCCCGATTGGGCCCGCCAGGCCTGA
- a CDS encoding DEAD/DEAH box helicase, which yields MMALHLLAQWKQSGRSGLVFLAESENRAERLGSVIHALDPSCEVLVFPRLNTLPFDQLEPSHELAGRRASVLRRLAKSRKPLFLVSTAEAVMERLPLPASLSRLSVSLKVGGAFSEQDLETRLQSLGYDLDDEPDYPGGALFHGQTFEIFPAGALGPFRVEHSDRAIRRIVAFDPQEHDIIFETSELLVDPMSERLGFTGKRGKRASLFDYCGRAKWIADAGVPLHADAWLSTIEEAAPRAEREREYLARSDWKRLSKGMKVLPRTASFQTTPEFSKLTSTRKALRTFVEETRRGGSRLILVAALEDDLRVMERMSGVKAPRCDDWEDATSGRNGEAALLADLDAGFVVPGKKTLTVVTASDVLGSRAHHPQPMARAWSAAFDHADVPEQGTVVIHLQRGLAVLDGLQTVNTGGGALREMIRLKFAGDNAVLVPPPDLALMWPYAAELGKLALDKADGSTWWARRTEAEREIQAAGKVLAKHISQRRRRRGDKLVPPGSAYEKFVARFPYFTTSDQAKAIADVLDDLASGHPMDRVICGDVGFGKTEVALRAAAAVVLSGKQVAIAVPTTVLARQHVATFQKRFAPFGIEVGNLSRATSGAELRETREGLRSGRIKVVIGTQALTGKDVKFDDLGLVIIDEEQHFGAAEKAKLSGLAKNVHVLMMSATPIPRTLAAGLAGFRDLSVIASPPVHRLPVATRIAPLSDAAIASALLREQRRHGQSFLICPRIQDLEPMLTRVQAVAGDLRIVALHGRLAADEIDDRMMSFVEGRADVLLATNIVESGLDIPRANTIVVCWPEKFGLAQLHQLRGRVGRGGIRAFAHLLTETYSGQSEKRLAVLEEFSRPGAGFAISERDLDLRGAGDLFSEQQSGHVQVFGPVLYSHLLKMASEKADEGRAAVWVPDLNLPVPDMLPETYVQSEPVRLELYARAARCTDEDDLEDLEEETSRRFGPLPKVARDFFAAAKLRIACKRRGIIRLDVGPEAAAATFLPGRLRKSRGKSLQRDGDRVVYHSPMRDAPFERVEELFELLDEG from the coding sequence ATGATGGCTCTGCATCTGCTTGCACAATGGAAGCAGTCCGGACGCAGCGGCCTTGTTTTTCTGGCCGAGAGCGAGAACAGAGCGGAGCGGCTCGGCAGCGTCATTCACGCGCTCGATCCTTCCTGCGAGGTCCTGGTGTTTCCGCGATTGAACACCTTGCCGTTCGATCAGCTGGAGCCATCGCACGAGCTCGCGGGGCGCAGGGCCTCGGTGCTGCGGCGCCTTGCGAAATCCAGAAAGCCGCTCTTCCTGGTTTCGACGGCGGAAGCGGTGATGGAGCGCCTGCCGCTGCCGGCGAGCCTGTCCCGCCTGAGCGTGAGCCTGAAGGTCGGCGGCGCGTTTTCCGAGCAGGACCTCGAGACGCGCCTGCAATCCCTTGGATACGATCTCGACGACGAGCCGGATTATCCGGGCGGAGCGCTGTTCCACGGCCAGACCTTCGAGATATTTCCCGCAGGCGCGCTGGGCCCGTTCCGGGTCGAGCATTCGGATCGCGCCATCAGGCGGATCGTGGCGTTCGATCCGCAAGAGCACGACATCATCTTCGAGACCAGCGAGCTTCTGGTCGATCCCATGTCGGAGCGACTCGGCTTCACCGGCAAACGCGGCAAGCGCGCGAGCCTGTTCGACTATTGCGGGCGCGCCAAATGGATCGCCGATGCGGGCGTCCCGTTGCATGCCGACGCCTGGCTCAGCACGATCGAGGAGGCCGCGCCGCGAGCGGAGCGGGAGCGCGAATATCTCGCGCGGAGCGACTGGAAACGGCTGTCCAAGGGCATGAAGGTGTTGCCGCGGACGGCATCCTTCCAGACCACGCCGGAATTTTCCAAGCTGACATCCACAAGGAAGGCGCTGCGGACCTTCGTCGAGGAGACGCGGCGGGGCGGCTCGCGCCTGATCCTCGTCGCCGCGCTTGAGGACGATTTGCGCGTGATGGAGCGGATGAGCGGCGTCAAGGCACCGCGCTGCGACGACTGGGAGGACGCGACGAGCGGACGGAACGGAGAGGCGGCGCTGCTGGCCGATCTCGATGCCGGCTTCGTCGTGCCGGGGAAAAAAACTCTGACGGTGGTGACGGCGTCCGACGTGCTCGGCAGCCGGGCGCATCATCCGCAGCCGATGGCGCGGGCCTGGAGCGCGGCCTTCGATCACGCCGATGTGCCCGAGCAGGGCACCGTGGTCATCCATCTCCAGCGCGGGCTTGCCGTGCTCGATGGCCTGCAGACCGTGAACACCGGCGGCGGCGCGCTGCGCGAGATGATCCGCCTGAAGTTCGCCGGCGACAATGCCGTGCTGGTGCCGCCGCCCGATCTGGCCTTGATGTGGCCCTATGCCGCCGAGCTCGGCAAGCTCGCGCTCGACAAGGCGGATGGCAGCACATGGTGGGCCCGCCGCACCGAAGCCGAGCGCGAAATCCAGGCTGCGGGCAAGGTGCTGGCCAAGCACATCAGCCAGCGCCGGCGGCGGCGCGGTGACAAGCTGGTTCCGCCGGGATCGGCCTACGAGAAGTTCGTGGCGCGTTTCCCTTACTTCACCACGAGCGACCAGGCCAAGGCGATCGCCGACGTGCTGGACGATCTTGCCTCCGGTCACCCGATGGATCGCGTGATCTGCGGCGACGTCGGTTTCGGCAAGACCGAGGTGGCGCTGCGCGCGGCGGCCGCCGTGGTGCTCTCGGGCAAGCAGGTGGCGATCGCGGTGCCGACGACGGTGCTGGCCCGCCAGCACGTCGCCACGTTTCAGAAGCGCTTTGCTCCGTTCGGCATCGAGGTCGGCAACCTGTCGCGGGCGACATCGGGCGCGGAGCTGCGCGAGACCAGGGAGGGACTGCGCAGCGGCCGGATCAAGGTCGTGATCGGCACGCAGGCGCTCACGGGCAAGGACGTCAAGTTCGACGATCTCGGCCTCGTTATCATCGACGAGGAGCAGCATTTTGGCGCGGCCGAGAAAGCAAAGCTCTCGGGCCTCGCCAAGAACGTCCACGTGCTGATGATGAGCGCGACGCCGATCCCGCGGACGCTGGCCGCGGGCCTCGCCGGCTTCCGCGACCTCAGCGTGATCGCCTCGCCCCCGGTGCACCGGCTGCCGGTCGCAACCCGGATCGCGCCGCTGTCGGATGCCGCCATCGCCTCCGCGCTGCTGCGCGAGCAGCGGCGTCACGGGCAGAGCTTCCTGATCTGTCCGCGCATCCAGGACCTCGAACCCATGCTGACGCGGGTGCAGGCGGTGGCGGGCGACCTTCGAATCGTCGCTCTGCACGGCCGATTGGCGGCCGACGAGATCGACGACCGCATGATGAGCTTCGTGGAGGGCAGGGCCGACGTCCTGCTCGCGACCAACATCGTGGAGAGCGGCCTCGACATTCCCCGCGCCAACACCATCGTGGTGTGCTGGCCCGAGAAGTTCGGCCTCGCCCAGCTGCACCAGCTGCGCGGCCGGGTCGGCCGCGGCGGCATCCGCGCCTTCGCCCATCTGCTGACCGAGACCTATTCCGGACAATCCGAGAAACGGCTCGCCGTGCTCGAGGAGTTCAGCCGGCCGGGCGCCGGCTTTGCCATCAGCGAGCGCGACCTCGATCTGCGAGGCGCGGGCGACCTGTTCTCGGAGCAGCAATCCGGCCATGTTCAGGTGTTCGGGCCCGTGCTCTACAGCCACCTCTTGAAAATGGCTTCGGAGAAGGCCGACGAGGGACGGGCCGCGGTGTGGGTGCCCGATTTGAACCTGCCGGTTCCGGACATGCTGCCAGAGACCTACGTGCAGTCCGAGCCCGTGCGGCTCGAGCTCTATGCGCGCGCCGCAAGATGCACCGACGAGGACGATCTCGAGGATCTCGAGGAGGAAACCTCGCGCCGCTTCGGACCCTTGCCCAAGGTCGCGCGCGACTTCTTCGCGGCCGCAAAGCTCAGGATCGCGTGCAAGCGGCGCGGCATCATCCGCCTCGACGTCGGCCCTGAGGCTGCGGCCGCGACGTTCCTGCCGGGCCGCCTGCGGAAGTCGCGGGGCAAGTCACTGCAACGCGACGGCGATCGCGTCGTCTATCACAGCCCGATGCGGGATGCGCCGTTCGAGCGGGTGGAGGAGCTGTTCGAGCTGCTGGATGAGGGGTGA
- a CDS encoding NUDIX hydrolase: MAKSSKLVAARRGKVLLVRRRSDGLWMFPGGRKRARESEKACLRREIKEELPNLKLGRISLWKEVTARNKRSGRKMSDAIFIAKGAKGRLTIGDKKEIDRAAWQRPRGIRLTPTSRYIRDRLFPRKRG; encoded by the coding sequence ATGGCGAAGTCTTCCAAGCTGGTTGCCGCCAGGCGCGGCAAGGTATTGTTGGTGAGGCGCCGGTCGGACGGCCTGTGGATGTTCCCAGGCGGCCGCAAGCGGGCGCGCGAGTCCGAGAAGGCCTGCCTGCGCCGGGAGATCAAGGAAGAGCTGCCCAATCTCAAGCTCGGCCGGATCAGTCTCTGGAAGGAAGTGACGGCCAGGAACAAGCGCTCCGGCCGCAAGATGAGCGATGCGATCTTCATCGCCAAGGGCGCCAAGGGCAGGCTGACGATCGGCGACAAGAAGGAGATCGATCGCGCCGCCTGGCAGAGGCCCCGCGGCATCCGCCTGACGCCGACCTCGCGTTACATCCGCGACCGCCTGTTTCCGAGGAAGCGAGGCTGA
- a CDS encoding AI-2E family transporter gives MKSLRQLLTGEDIIQLVIRLGLLALLIIWTFLIIRPFVPILAWSGVLAVAFYPAFSWVAKMLGGRPKTAAAILTLVTLGIVLGPATWLGLSAVDGVRELAHQLGTGDLALQSAPEQLKSWPLVGPWLFELWDQAYTNVRAVLREVAPYLQPLAGPLLSLAGDAGLGTVQFLLSVFVAGFLFPHGPRLVAAGRNFLFRIVPEQSEHFLELAGATIRAVAQGVIGIAVVQALLAGFGFKLAAVPSAGLLAFIVLLLSIVQIGAFLVLLPVIIWIWTAKDVTAALLLTVFLVLVGFIDTMLKPLVMGRGLTTPTIVIFVGVIGGTLAHGIVGLFIGPIVLSVAWEMMMAWIRTEDPVEADKG, from the coding sequence GTGAAAAGTCTCCGTCAGCTCCTGACGGGCGAGGATATCATCCAGCTCGTGATCCGGCTTGGCCTGCTCGCCCTGCTGATCATCTGGACTTTCCTGATCATCCGCCCGTTCGTGCCGATCCTGGCCTGGAGCGGCGTGCTCGCGGTCGCGTTCTATCCGGCGTTCAGCTGGGTCGCCAAGATGCTCGGCGGCCGGCCGAAGACCGCGGCAGCGATCCTGACCCTGGTCACGCTCGGCATCGTCCTCGGCCCTGCAACCTGGCTCGGCCTCAGTGCCGTGGACGGCGTGCGGGAGCTGGCGCACCAGCTCGGCACCGGCGATCTGGCGCTCCAATCGGCGCCCGAGCAGCTCAAGTCGTGGCCACTGGTCGGCCCGTGGCTCTTTGAGCTCTGGGACCAGGCCTACACCAACGTTCGCGCCGTGTTGCGCGAGGTGGCGCCGTATCTCCAGCCGTTGGCGGGGCCGCTATTGTCGCTTGCGGGCGACGCCGGGCTCGGCACTGTCCAATTCCTGCTCTCGGTGTTCGTGGCCGGCTTCCTGTTTCCGCACGGACCGCGGCTGGTTGCGGCCGGCCGCAACTTCCTGTTTCGCATCGTGCCCGAGCAGAGCGAGCATTTCCTGGAGCTCGCGGGCGCGACCATCCGCGCCGTGGCGCAAGGAGTGATCGGCATCGCGGTGGTGCAGGCGCTGCTCGCCGGCTTCGGCTTCAAGCTCGCGGCGGTGCCGAGCGCCGGCCTTCTTGCCTTCATCGTGCTGCTGCTCTCGATCGTGCAGATCGGTGCCTTCCTCGTGCTGTTGCCGGTGATCATCTGGATCTGGACCGCCAAGGACGTCACCGCGGCGTTGCTGCTCACCGTGTTTCTCGTCCTGGTCGGCTTCATCGACACCATGCTGAAGCCGCTTGTCATGGGGCGCGGCCTGACCACGCCGACCATCGTGATCTTCGTCGGCGTGATCGGCGGCACGCTCGCCCACGGCATCGTCGGCCTGTTCATCGGGCCGATCGTCCTGTCGGTGGCCTGGGAGATGATGATGGCCTGGATCAGGACGGAGGACCCGGTGGAGGCGGACAAGGGCTGA
- a CDS encoding acetoacetate--CoA ligase produces MTAPFVPQIALYRTWLAETRGLTFSSYEDMRQWSVRDLDGFWRSIWDYYDLQSPTPFAAVIAERKMPDAVWFPGAQVNYARQVFRHVGAADAAGLPAIVSAGEDGKLTETSWPELRRKAAALALHLKDKGIKPGDRIAAYLPNIPETIIAFLAAASIGAVWSVCAPDMAAPAVIDRFKQIGPKVLIACDAVRYAGRRHDRKDVVAELRQSLPTVEHVILHSEAASPAAPDALLSDILARSGATIDAFEPEWLPFDHPLWIVYSSGTTGLPKPIVHGHGGIVIVVLALLGLHNDIGCSYHANSFGERYHWYSSTGWIMWNSQVGGLLAGTTCCIFDGSPGGAKDNPDWTTLWRFVAQSKATFFGAGAAFFANCAKAEVDLTAAGELSRLRCLGSTGSPLSADTQGWFNARFAALSATNGSKAQADIWWANISGGTDFAGAFIGGNRELPQTPGAMQCRLLGAAVEAFNDQGRAVVDQVGELVCTEPMPSMPLYFWNDEDGARYRTSYFETYPDNFDGSGRGPVWRHGDWLQVNADGSCIIYGRSDATINRHGLRMGTSEIYSAIEALPEVLDSLVVDLEYLGRDSYMPLFVVLRDGVALDGAMQAKINKAIEASLSRRFLPNEIFAVAEIPRTLSGKKQELPVKKLLLGQPVEKVINKEAMANPACLVWYLAFARDYLARTAA; encoded by the coding sequence ATGACAGCCCCCTTCGTTCCGCAGATCGCTCTCTACCGCACCTGGCTCGCCGAGACGCGCGGCCTCACATTCTCGAGCTACGAGGACATGCGGCAATGGTCGGTTCGCGATCTCGACGGCTTTTGGCGCAGCATCTGGGACTATTACGATCTGCAATCACCGACGCCGTTCGCGGCCGTGATCGCCGAGCGCAAGATGCCCGATGCGGTCTGGTTTCCCGGTGCGCAGGTCAACTATGCGCGGCAGGTGTTCCGGCATGTCGGGGCCGCCGATGCCGCTGGCCTGCCTGCGATCGTCAGCGCTGGTGAGGACGGCAAGCTGACCGAGACGAGCTGGCCTGAGCTGCGGCGCAAGGCGGCCGCACTCGCGCTGCACCTTAAGGACAAAGGCATCAAGCCTGGCGACCGCATCGCGGCCTATCTGCCCAACATTCCCGAGACCATCATCGCGTTCCTGGCGGCCGCCAGCATCGGCGCCGTCTGGAGCGTGTGCGCCCCCGACATGGCCGCACCCGCAGTCATCGACCGGTTCAAGCAGATCGGGCCGAAAGTGCTGATCGCCTGCGACGCCGTCCGCTATGCCGGCCGGCGCCACGACCGCAAGGACGTCGTTGCCGAGCTCCGGCAGTCGCTGCCCACGGTCGAGCACGTCATCCTGCACAGCGAGGCCGCTTCGCCCGCGGCTCCGGACGCCCTGCTGTCCGACATTCTCGCCAGGTCGGGCGCGACCATCGACGCCTTCGAGCCGGAATGGCTGCCGTTCGACCATCCGCTCTGGATCGTCTATTCCAGCGGCACCACCGGCCTGCCGAAGCCGATCGTGCACGGTCATGGCGGCATCGTCATCGTGGTGCTGGCACTGCTCGGCCTGCACAATGACATCGGCTGCTCCTATCACGCGAATTCCTTCGGCGAGCGCTATCATTGGTACTCTTCGACCGGCTGGATCATGTGGAATTCGCAGGTCGGCGGCCTGCTTGCCGGCACCACCTGCTGCATTTTTGACGGCAGTCCGGGCGGCGCCAAGGACAATCCGGATTGGACCACACTGTGGCGCTTCGTCGCGCAATCGAAGGCGACCTTCTTCGGCGCCGGCGCGGCATTCTTCGCGAACTGCGCCAAGGCGGAGGTCGACCTGACCGCGGCCGGCGAGCTGTCGCGACTGCGCTGCCTTGGCTCGACCGGCTCGCCGCTCAGCGCCGACACGCAAGGCTGGTTCAATGCCCGCTTTGCCGCACTGTCGGCAACAAACGGCAGCAAGGCGCAGGCGGACATCTGGTGGGCCAACATCTCCGGCGGCACCGATTTCGCCGGCGCCTTCATCGGTGGCAATCGCGAGCTGCCGCAGACACCGGGCGCGATGCAGTGCCGCCTGCTCGGCGCCGCAGTCGAGGCCTTCAATGACCAGGGTCGGGCCGTTGTCGATCAGGTCGGCGAGCTCGTCTGCACCGAACCGATGCCGTCGATGCCGCTGTATTTCTGGAACGACGAGGACGGCGCGCGCTATCGCACCAGCTATTTCGAGACCTATCCGGACAATTTTGACGGCAGCGGCCGCGGACCCGTGTGGCGGCACGGCGACTGGCTCCAGGTCAACGCGGACGGCTCCTGCATCATCTATGGCCGCAGCGATGCGACGATCAACCGGCACGGCCTGCGGATGGGTACGAGCGAGATCTATTCCGCGATCGAGGCTCTGCCGGAAGTGCTGGACTCCCTCGTTGTCGATCTCGAATATCTCGGCCGCGACAGCTACATGCCGCTATTCGTGGTGCTGCGTGACGGCGTGGCGCTCGACGGAGCGATGCAGGCCAAGATCAACAAGGCAATTGAGGCCAGTCTCTCTCGGCGTTTCCTGCCTAACGAAATTTTCGCCGTCGCCGAGATCCCGCGCACGCTCTCCGGCAAGAAGCAGGAGCTGCCGGTCAAGAAGCTCCTGCTCGGCCAGCCCGTCGAAAAAGTCATCAACAAGGAAGCGATGGCCAATCCCGCTTGTCTCGTCTGGTATCTCGCCTTCGCTCGCGACTACCTGGCGAGAACGGCGGCGTGA
- a CDS encoding formyltransferase family protein has product MRITLVGSRHFGVTTLNMLREHSVSVVRVVVADAEDRLAATARAAGIEVVVQANPKLVVASEIAPDTDLIITAHSHARIGKDALAAATFGGIGYHPSLLPRHRGKAAVEWTIKEGDPIAGGTIYHLADRMDAGAIAAQDWCFVKKGETARELWERALAPLGLKLLADVIDYVKVHKALPSKVQDEQFATSAPSLA; this is encoded by the coding sequence ATGCGCATTACCCTCGTCGGCTCCCGCCATTTCGGCGTGACCACCCTGAACATGCTCCGGGAGCACAGCGTCTCGGTCGTCCGGGTCGTGGTGGCCGACGCCGAGGATCGCCTCGCTGCGACCGCCAGGGCGGCCGGCATCGAGGTGGTCGTCCAGGCCAATCCGAAGCTGGTGGTGGCTTCCGAGATTGCTCCCGATACCGATTTGATCATCACGGCGCACAGCCACGCCCGGATCGGCAAGGACGCGCTGGCAGCAGCGACGTTCGGCGGGATCGGCTATCATCCCTCGCTGCTGCCGCGCCATCGCGGCAAGGCGGCCGTCGAGTGGACCATCAAGGAAGGCGATCCAATCGCTGGCGGCACGATCTACCACCTCGCCGACCGCATGGACGCAGGCGCCATCGCCGCCCAGGACTGGTGCTTCGTCAAGAAGGGCGAGACAGCGCGAGAGCTCTGGGAGCGCGCGCTGGCACCCCTCGGACTCAAATTGCTGGCCGATGTGATCGACTACGTAAAGGTCCACAAGGCGCTGCCGTCCAAGGTTCAGGACGAGCAGTTCGCGACCTCGGCGCCGAGTCTCGCTTGA
- a CDS encoding RidA family protein: MQILQPAEWKKPRGFSHGVVAEGPGRWVVLAGQTGGDETGDYAPDMAAQVATALKRIIKLLGEAGAGPEHIVRLTWYLTSRSEYEAAGAGIGAAWKETLGRNFPPSTLLYIGGLVDERAKVEIEVTAFVPNA; this comes from the coding sequence ATGCAAATCTTGCAGCCGGCCGAATGGAAGAAACCGCGCGGCTTTTCCCACGGTGTCGTGGCCGAGGGGCCGGGCCGCTGGGTGGTGCTGGCCGGGCAGACCGGGGGCGACGAGACCGGTGACTACGCGCCTGACATGGCGGCGCAAGTTGCGACCGCGCTGAAGCGGATCATCAAGCTCCTGGGCGAGGCCGGCGCGGGCCCCGAGCACATCGTCCGCCTGACCTGGTACCTGACCAGCCGCAGCGAGTATGAGGCCGCGGGCGCGGGCATCGGCGCGGCCTGGAAGGAGACCCTGGGACGGAATTTCCCGCCCTCGACGCTGCTCTACATCGGCGGGCTCGTAGACGAGCGGGCCAAGGTCGAGATCGAAGTCACCGCGTTCGTGCCGAACGCATAA